The sequence TTATCTAATTTAGCCTTAAGAACTGCGATTCGTTCATCCATTGCAGCCAGTTTGCTGTTCGCTTGCTCTTCTTTGCCAAGCAATTGGCCTATCTTCTTGAAGTTCTCGATAGCAGCAGCCGCATTGCTGTGCTGTTCACTGTATGTTTGGTAATAAAGCACGGGCGCAATTTCAGAAAGTCGCTCCTGAAGATCTTTTTGAGGTGAAGCGATAAGAATCACATCAGGGTTGAGCTTCTTAAGCGCGGAAAAGTTAGGTTCAGTTCGAGTACCAATATCGGCTACGCCTTCTGGAATCGCAGGTTGAACAACCCAATCGCTATACCCTGCAATGTCTGGCACCGCAACTGGCGTAACGCCGAGTTCGATCACTTGCTCTGCTATGTCCCAGTTTAACGCGGCAACTCTAACCGGTTGTGCTTCAAGGGTTTTAACACCTTCACTGTCTTCAACTTTATAATCGGCCATCGCATTAAACGATAAAGCACTCGCTAACATCGATAACGCGAGTTTTGTATTCAACTTCTTTGCTTTAGAGAAATGGGAAGCTATTGGTTTTAAGCTCATATCTTTGTCTACTCAATCTAAATTCTATATTTCTTCAAACGACAAAAGCAGCCCAGTGAAGGCTGCTTTAAAATTGGGGACACTAACCTAGTTAGAATTCATAATTTACGCTTAGCTCTACAGACTGCTCAGCACCGAACCAGCAGTTCGATTGGTCGTAACAGGTGTAGTACTCTTCATTGAATAGGTTGTTCACTAACAAGTTAGCGGTTGCACCAGATAGTGTGTCGCTTGCCTCACCTAAGTCATAACCGACTGAAAGATCGACGACCGTGTAAGACGGCACTTTGCCTTGAGTATTCGTTGCGTCCATCTCCATTTCACCCATGTAACGAGCACCTGCGCTGAAGCGAGTTCCTGATAAAGCACCACCATAGACATAGTAATTGCTCCATAGGTTAGCGGCATGTGTCGGTACGTAGATTGGTGTAGTACCTTCTAGGTCTGGGTTTGCATCTTCCGTCACCTCCATGTCAACGTAGGTGTAGCTCGCATTAACATCCCAATCTTCCGTTACAAACCATCTGCCTTCAAGCTCCATACCTTGCGAGCGCACCTCACCTAACTGAATCTTAGAACGGTATGTAGGATCTGATGGATCAGCAGCAATTGAGTCTTTCTTAGTAATATGGAAATAAGAAGCTGTAACCTGTTGTGACATATCTGGAGACAGGTATTTAATACCTAGCTCAACCTGCTCACCTAGCTGAGGTTTTAAAGAGTTACCATTAATATCAGTACCTGCAGCCGGCTCAAAGCTCGTCGCGTAACTTACAAACGGAGAAATACCATTATCTAGCTCATACAAGGCACCAACACGGTAAGAGAACTGGTTATGATCGGCTTCTTCTTTTCCATCATAAGTTGGGTAAGAGCTATTTTTATCATCGCTCGCCTTGAACATGTCATAACGACCACCAGCAAGTAGAACAAGGGCGTCGTAGCGAACTTGGTCTTGGAAGTATAACCCTAGCTGCTCCGTCGTAATATCGTGAGATTCACGGTAGTTCTCTTGAAGCTGACTCTTATCCAAAAGGTCATTGTTCGGATTGTAAGCATCAAACCCGTAGAAACCCGCATTCGCAGTGAACTCTTTGTACAGCGAATCACCGGTTAGCTTTAGGTAGTCAACACCGAATAATAAATTGTGTTCTAATCCACTAATTTCCACGCGACCAGAAACTTGGTTATCGATAACAAAGCTTTGAGACTCTTCATCCGTACTGTAAGCATTTCGAATTAAACTGCCTGTCGCAGGGTTGAAATTAGTCGCGGTATGGTAAGTGTTTTCCTGATACAAAGAAGCGTCGGTGTAGCGTGCGTTCTGAAGGAAAGTCCAATTATCGTTGATTTGATGATTGATCTTATAACCTAACATCAATACTTCTCGTTCAAAGGTACTCCAGTTCTTGTCACCCATAGATACCGATGGATCACTTGCCTTCAGAACTTCAAGCGGCATTGCGGAATTGGTACCCATTGATGGATCGTTCTGATAGTAAAGATTGAAGTTAATAAGTGTTCTATCAGATACCTGCCAATCTAGTGAAGGAGCGATTACGTAGCGTTCTTCTTCAGCGTTATCGACTTGGCTGTCTTGTTTACGAGCAAGTGCTACCAAGCGGTAAGAAAAGTCACTATCACCCAATTGACCTGTTGTATCAATTGAAGCTTCCATAAGGTTTCTTGAACCTGTAGATACTCCTACTTTTGTAGACGCATCTTCTTGCGGTGTCTTCGCAATCATATTGACCATACCACCCGGTGGCATCGAACCATACAGTACAGACGTAGGGCCTTTAAATACTTCAACTTGTTGAATCGCAATAGGGTCTATTTGAGGTTGTAGGTTCCAACCAGTCAGGAACGGAAGTACTAAACCATCGTAGTAGCTTTGGTTATTACTAAAACCACGAATTGAGAACGTATCGTACATCGTTACTGAAGCGCCCTTCTGCTCGGTTACAACACCTGGCGCGTATCTAAGCGCTTGGTTGAGGGACTTCACACCTCGTTGCTCTAACTGTTCTTCATCAATAACCGTAATACCTTGAGGCGTCTCTTCTGGCTCAAGTGCCGACTTAGTCGCTGTATTACGATAGGCTTTACCCATAATAGTGACAGTCTCAATATTCGAGTCTGCCGCTGTAACGGTTTCTTCCGCCAACGCTTGCGCTGAAAACGCAGTGAGCAACGCTACTGCAAGTGATGAATACTTAAAACGAGTGTGAGTGGTCATGATTCCCTCGGTACCAATGCTTAATATAAATAATAATAAATCTCATTTGCATTGTATGTATCTAGAGATGGGATAATTAACAATTTGGTGCAAATTAAAAAAGAACTTGGCCTAATTTTAATGAAAACCGGTCAATTGCTGATTAAAAACACAATTGACCTTATTTTTGGAGAGGCTTTACAAGAAGAGATTTTGTGGGGATATGATTACGATTTAATAATAGGAACCCAGTACTCCATTTCAGCATCTGATGCATGGGCTTGATAGCCAAATGGGTACACTTCGAGCTCATAACCATCGACACCACGATAACCAGAACTCGGCAGCCAGTTAAGCACAAACCAGCTCAAGGTATGTCGCAAGTTCTCAATCGACCCACAGTGCTTCACCACGGCATAGGTTTGCTTAGGAATGGTCAGCACTTCTAACTTTTCAGAAATAAGACTTGGTAGTTGCGGGATTGAAATTCCGTCATGAAGCTCTACTCCTGCCCAGTAATGAATATTAGTACCATCAAAACAAGACTGAGTAAGGTCGACAACACCAATGAATTGCAGTGCATTATCGTCCGGCAGGGTCACTTCATGTTCCAAGCGCGACCAAAGCTGAGGGACTTTTTGTGCGAAGTCTTGTGTCAGTGAAAACAAACCACTGATTTCTGATGTCATACCTTTAACAAGGAAAGACTCTCTTTCGTCAATGCGAACCTCAACAAAACTCAGAGCGCCTTTTTCTTCCGCACTCGCCGTGTCAGACACTTGTATCGGTTTTCTTAGACCTACTCTTTTGCCTGCTTTTCTATATTGACTTGGGCTTGCCCCAAACATTTGCTTAAAAGAACGACTAAAACTAATTTCTGAGTTGAATCCAAGTCCAAGTGCAACATCAATGACCCGCTCTCTTCCATCAAGTAGTTCTTCGGCAGCCTGGCTCAGCTTTAGCTCTCTCACATAGTTAGCCACAGTAAGCCCTGTTTCGGCTTGAAACACTCTTTGCAGTTGCCAACGAGACCAACAACTCTGTTTCGAAATATCTTCTAGAGATAACGCAGAGCTAAGATTCGCATGGATATAAGCCAGAACGCGGCTGATACGATCAAATGCAGGTGTGTTCATAGTCAAGCTTTCAAATTCTCGGTAGTGGTAACAACATATTAGATTCAGGAACACTTTTATCATTTAAAGAGACTTTTATCACTTAAAAATGATTAAGGCACAATCAATTTATAAATATCTTATATAGCGAGTTCTCCGAGGGTATGCTCCATTTTGTATGGTTATCCTCGATAATGTTCGCTATGATAACGCAACTGATTCTCATTTATTGATTTAAGATGCTTCCCCAACTGCACAATATTATCACTCGTCGGAAAGCCCCGCCCCTACATCAGAAAATCTTCGCTTACTCAAAAGAAGTCACCCCTTATTTAAGCGGAAGCTTTGGTGCACTTAATAGCAAGAGCATTGCGGTAACGAATGATAATAGCCATAAAGAGCTCAAACGAGTTTACGATGGTCTTGCGCAGAGCCACCCAGAAGCAGGCAAAGCGTATTGGTTAACGCGTACGTGGGATCTCGTGTGCTGGCAACCTATCTATGTGACTTTCATTTCTATCT comes from Vibrio bathopelagicus and encodes:
- a CDS encoding iron-siderophore ABC transporter substrate-binding protein encodes the protein MSLKPIASHFSKAKKLNTKLALSMLASALSFNAMADYKVEDSEGVKTLEAQPVRVAALNWDIAEQVIELGVTPVAVPDIAGYSDWVVQPAIPEGVADIGTRTEPNFSALKKLNPDVILIASPQKDLQERLSEIAPVLYYQTYSEQHSNAAAAIENFKKIGQLLGKEEQANSKLAAMDERIAVLKAKLDKAYPGDKPKVTSFRFASTTSVYIYGDNSIPQYALEQLGFENAMDLPASQWGISQKRMTELKNVKNGIALYFEPFPYQEKLDRSPVWKSMPFVRDGQFSPVAASWSYGGAMSILYNAEAMAQSLLTLAEQ
- a CDS encoding AraC family transcriptional regulator — protein: MNTPAFDRISRVLAYIHANLSSALSLEDISKQSCWSRWQLQRVFQAETGLTVANYVRELKLSQAAEELLDGRERVIDVALGLGFNSEISFSRSFKQMFGASPSQYRKAGKRVGLRKPIQVSDTASAEEKGALSFVEVRIDERESFLVKGMTSEISGLFSLTQDFAQKVPQLWSRLEHEVTLPDDNALQFIGVVDLTQSCFDGTNIHYWAGVELHDGISIPQLPSLISEKLEVLTIPKQTYAVVKHCGSIENLRHTLSWFVLNWLPSSGYRGVDGYELEVYPFGYQAHASDAEMEYWVPIIKS
- a CDS encoding TonB-dependent siderophore receptor; the encoded protein is MTTHTRFKYSSLAVALLTAFSAQALAEETVTAADSNIETVTIMGKAYRNTATKSALEPEETPQGITVIDEEQLEQRGVKSLNQALRYAPGVVTEQKGASVTMYDTFSIRGFSNNQSYYDGLVLPFLTGWNLQPQIDPIAIQQVEVFKGPTSVLYGSMPPGGMVNMIAKTPQEDASTKVGVSTGSRNLMEASIDTTGQLGDSDFSYRLVALARKQDSQVDNAEEERYVIAPSLDWQVSDRTLINFNLYYQNDPSMGTNSAMPLEVLKASDPSVSMGDKNWSTFEREVLMLGYKINHQINDNWTFLQNARYTDASLYQENTYHTATNFNPATGSLIRNAYSTDEESQSFVIDNQVSGRVEISGLEHNLLFGVDYLKLTGDSLYKEFTANAGFYGFDAYNPNNDLLDKSQLQENYRESHDITTEQLGLYFQDQVRYDALVLLAGGRYDMFKASDDKNSSYPTYDGKEEADHNQFSYRVGALYELDNGISPFVSYATSFEPAAGTDINGNSLKPQLGEQVELGIKYLSPDMSQQVTASYFHITKKDSIAADPSDPTYRSKIQLGEVRSQGMELEGRWFVTEDWDVNASYTYVDMEVTEDANPDLEGTTPIYVPTHAANLWSNYYVYGGALSGTRFSAGARYMGEMEMDATNTQGKVPSYTVVDLSVGYDLGEASDTLSGATANLLVNNLFNEEYYTCYDQSNCWFGAEQSVELSVNYEF